A stretch of Natator depressus isolate rNatDep1 chromosome 2, rNatDep2.hap1, whole genome shotgun sequence DNA encodes these proteins:
- the C2H6orf52 gene encoding putative uncharacterized protein C6orf52 homolog isoform X2 has protein sequence MGPQASFKGKDTMGKHKRESLQTYSWWRGPQKKRKKKNKIKAGRTDYVSVVNLPIRPDFSIVVGELTPEVDDFQLYDYFVKRYPTCIDCKIATDLLGYSRGYGFVRFGEQGDQMRALQDCQNAPGLGGKRIRLSIGISKRMKAEFQRYQSYNYNDYYQDYQNYYSQWGYDPYADYNYSYPSYDNMQAVGDSAIGDSILTPAVFEETPTVAESNDELITEDPQLHLDVDEMNRQFMERSEELYDSLMNCHWQPLDTVTSEIPNAF, from the exons ATGGGACCCCAGGCTTCTTTCAAGGGCAAG GATACAATGGGAAAGCACAAAAGAGAGTCCCTACAAACCTATAGCTGGTGGAGAGGACCACAGAAAAAAcgaaagaaaaagaacaaaataaaagcagGAAGAACAGACTATGTTAGTGTTGTTAATCTTCCAATCAG ACCAGATTTCTCAATAGTTGTAGGAGAGCTAACTCCTGAAGTGGATGATTTTCAGCTCTATGATTATTTTGTGAAAAGGTATCCTACATGCATTGACTGCAAAATAGCCACAGACCTATTGGGATACTCCAG GGGGTATGGCTTTGTCAGATTTGGTGAACAAGGTGATCAGATGAGAGCACTGCAAGACTGCCAAAATGCACCAGGTCTAGGTGGAAAACGAATCCGACTGAGTATAGGAATTTCTAAAAG aATGAAAGCAGAATTCCAGCGGTATCAGTCCTATAACTATAATGATTATTATCAAGATTATCAGAACTACTACTCACAGTGGGGTTATGATCCTTATGCTGATTACAACTATAGCTATCCTTCCTATGACAACATGCAAGCTGTTGGAGATTCTGCTATAGGAGACTCAATTCTGACTCCAGCTGTATTTGAG GAGACCCCAACTGTGGCTGAAAGCAATGATGAACTAATAACTGAAG ATCCACAGCTCCATCTGGATGTTGATGAAATGAACAGACAATTTATGGAAAGAAGTGAAGAACTCTATGACTCACTCATGAATTGTCATTGGCAGCCTCTGGATACGGTCACCTCTGAAATCCCTAATGCTTTCTAA
- the C2H6orf52 gene encoding putative uncharacterized protein C6orf52 homolog isoform X3, with protein sequence MGKHKRESLQTYSWWRGPQKKRKKKNKIKAGRTDYVSVVNLPIRPDFSIVVGELTPEVDDFQLYDYFVKRYPTCIDCKIATDLLGYSRGYGFVRFGEQGDQMRALQDCQNAPGLGGKRIRLSIGISKRMKAEFQRYQSYNYNDYYQDYQNYYSQWGYDPYADYNYSYPSYDNMQAVGDSAIGDSILTPAVFEETPTVAESNDELITEDPQLHLDVDEMNRQFMERSEELYDSLMNCHWQPLDTVTSEIPNAF encoded by the exons ATGGGAAAGCACAAAAGAGAGTCCCTACAAACCTATAGCTGGTGGAGAGGACCACAGAAAAAAcgaaagaaaaagaacaaaataaaagcagGAAGAACAGACTATGTTAGTGTTGTTAATCTTCCAATCAG ACCAGATTTCTCAATAGTTGTAGGAGAGCTAACTCCTGAAGTGGATGATTTTCAGCTCTATGATTATTTTGTGAAAAGGTATCCTACATGCATTGACTGCAAAATAGCCACAGACCTATTGGGATACTCCAG GGGGTATGGCTTTGTCAGATTTGGTGAACAAGGTGATCAGATGAGAGCACTGCAAGACTGCCAAAATGCACCAGGTCTAGGTGGAAAACGAATCCGACTGAGTATAGGAATTTCTAAAAG aATGAAAGCAGAATTCCAGCGGTATCAGTCCTATAACTATAATGATTATTATCAAGATTATCAGAACTACTACTCACAGTGGGGTTATGATCCTTATGCTGATTACAACTATAGCTATCCTTCCTATGACAACATGCAAGCTGTTGGAGATTCTGCTATAGGAGACTCAATTCTGACTCCAGCTGTATTTGAG GAGACCCCAACTGTGGCTGAAAGCAATGATGAACTAATAACTGAAG ATCCACAGCTCCATCTGGATGTTGATGAAATGAACAGACAATTTATGGAAAGAAGTGAAGAACTCTATGACTCACTCATGAATTGTCATTGGCAGCCTCTGGATACGGTCACCTCTGAAATCCCTAATGCTTTCTAA
- the C2H6orf52 gene encoding putative uncharacterized protein C6orf52 homolog isoform X1, translated as MGPQASFKGKQDTMGKHKRESLQTYSWWRGPQKKRKKKNKIKAGRTDYVSVVNLPIRPDFSIVVGELTPEVDDFQLYDYFVKRYPTCIDCKIATDLLGYSRGYGFVRFGEQGDQMRALQDCQNAPGLGGKRIRLSIGISKRMKAEFQRYQSYNYNDYYQDYQNYYSQWGYDPYADYNYSYPSYDNMQAVGDSAIGDSILTPAVFEETPTVAESNDELITEDPQLHLDVDEMNRQFMERSEELYDSLMNCHWQPLDTVTSEIPNAF; from the exons ATGGGACCCCAGGCTTCTTTCAAGGGCAAG CAGGATACAATGGGAAAGCACAAAAGAGAGTCCCTACAAACCTATAGCTGGTGGAGAGGACCACAGAAAAAAcgaaagaaaaagaacaaaataaaagcagGAAGAACAGACTATGTTAGTGTTGTTAATCTTCCAATCAG ACCAGATTTCTCAATAGTTGTAGGAGAGCTAACTCCTGAAGTGGATGATTTTCAGCTCTATGATTATTTTGTGAAAAGGTATCCTACATGCATTGACTGCAAAATAGCCACAGACCTATTGGGATACTCCAG GGGGTATGGCTTTGTCAGATTTGGTGAACAAGGTGATCAGATGAGAGCACTGCAAGACTGCCAAAATGCACCAGGTCTAGGTGGAAAACGAATCCGACTGAGTATAGGAATTTCTAAAAG aATGAAAGCAGAATTCCAGCGGTATCAGTCCTATAACTATAATGATTATTATCAAGATTATCAGAACTACTACTCACAGTGGGGTTATGATCCTTATGCTGATTACAACTATAGCTATCCTTCCTATGACAACATGCAAGCTGTTGGAGATTCTGCTATAGGAGACTCAATTCTGACTCCAGCTGTATTTGAG GAGACCCCAACTGTGGCTGAAAGCAATGATGAACTAATAACTGAAG ATCCACAGCTCCATCTGGATGTTGATGAAATGAACAGACAATTTATGGAAAGAAGTGAAGAACTCTATGACTCACTCATGAATTGTCATTGGCAGCCTCTGGATACGGTCACCTCTGAAATCCCTAATGCTTTCTAA